The proteins below come from a single Mus musculus strain C57BL/6J chromosome 5, GRCm38.p6 C57BL/6J genomic window:
- the Snrnp35 gene encoding U11/U12 small nuclear ribonucleoprotein 35 kDa protein, whose translation MSDWMPIAKEYDPLKAGSIDGTDEDPHDRAVWRAMLARYVPNKGVTGDPLLTLFVARLNLQTKEEKLKEVFSRYGDIRRLRLVRDLVTGFSKGYAFIEYKEERALMKAYRDADGLVIDQHEIFVDYELERTLRGWIPRRLGGGLGGKKESGQLRFGGRDRPFRKPINLPVVKNEPHREGKRERRERSRSRDRHWDPRPRERDHDRGREKHWQERARVWPENDWEREREFREERVKSRDKRDRSK comes from the coding sequence ATGAGCGACTGGATGCCCATTGCCAAGGAATATGACCCGCTTAAAGCTGGCAGCATCGATGGTACAGATGAAGACCCACATGACCGAGCTGTGTGGAGGGCCATGCTGGCCCGCTATGTCCCCAACAAAGGAGTCACCGGAGACCCCCTCCTTACCCTGTTTGTGGCACGACTGAACTTGCAGACCAAAGAGGAAAAGTTAAAGGAAGTCTTCTCCCGGTATGGTGACATTCGGCGGCTGAGGCTGGTTCGGGACCTGGTGACAGGCTTCTCCAAGGGCTACGCCTTCATTGAGTACAAGGAGGAGAGGGCCCTGATGAAGGCCTACAGAGATGCTGATGGCCTGGTCATTGACCAGCACGAGATATTCGTGGACTATGAGCTAGAGAGGACTCTCCGTGGCTGGATCCCTCGGCGGCTGGGTGGCGGATTGGGTGGGAAAAAGGAATCTGGGCAGCTGAGGTTCGGTGGGCGAGATCGGCCTTTCCGAAAACCCATTAACTTGCCAGTTGTCAAGAATGAGCCACatagagaagggaaaagggaaaggagggagcgATCTCGATCTAGGGACAGACACTGGGACCCCAGGCCCAGGGAACGGGATCATGACAGGGGCCGAGAGAAGCACTGGCAAGAGAGGGCCAGGGTGTGGCCTGAGAATGattgggaaagagagagggagttcAGGGAGGAGAGGGTCAAAAGCCGGGACAAGAGGGACAGAAGTAAGtag